The following proteins come from a genomic window of Achromobacter deleyi:
- the trbJ gene encoding P-type conjugative transfer protein TrbJ → MKTHASKLAALTAACVLAFGIAQPAHALFGVGDIVLDPTNLVQNTLTAVRTLEQINNQIRQLQNEAQMLINQARNLASLPSSVVGQLRANLATTQRLIAQAKGLAYDVTSIDREFARLYPEKYAATVSGNQIYLDAQERWKNTLNGLQTTMQMQAQASQNLSDDESVLADLVGKSQSAEGALQAMQAMNQLLALQAKQSIQTQRLQITQDRAASLELARQAAATERGREVTRRFLGEGTPYTPQPVNFYNR, encoded by the coding sequence ATGAAAACCCATGCCTCCAAACTCGCCGCGCTGACCGCTGCTTGTGTGCTCGCCTTCGGCATCGCGCAACCCGCGCACGCCTTGTTCGGCGTCGGCGACATCGTGCTCGACCCGACCAATCTTGTGCAGAACACGCTCACGGCGGTTCGCACGCTGGAGCAGATCAACAACCAGATCCGCCAGCTCCAGAACGAAGCGCAGATGCTCATCAACCAGGCGCGCAATCTGGCCAGCCTGCCGTCCAGCGTGGTCGGCCAATTGCGCGCCAATCTGGCGACCACCCAGCGGCTGATCGCGCAGGCCAAGGGCCTGGCCTATGACGTGACGAGCATCGACCGGGAGTTCGCGCGCCTGTATCCCGAGAAGTACGCCGCCACTGTGAGCGGCAATCAGATATACCTCGATGCGCAGGAGCGTTGGAAGAACACGCTCAACGGCCTGCAAACCACCATGCAGATGCAGGCACAGGCGTCGCAGAACCTGAGCGACGACGAAAGCGTGCTGGCCGACCTCGTGGGCAAGAGCCAGTCGGCCGAGGGTGCGTTGCAAGCGATGCAGGCCATGAACCAGTTGCTGGCCTTGCAGGCCAAGCAGTCGATCCAGACGCAGCGGCTTCAGATCACGCAAGACCGCGCGGCCTCGCTGGAGCTAGCGCGGCAAGCGGCGGCCACGGAGCGCGGGCGCGAGGTGACGCGCCGCTTCCTGGGCGAAGGCACGCCGTACACGCCGCAGCCCGTCAATTTCTACAACCGCTGA
- the trbL gene encoding P-type conjugative transfer protein TrbL, translated as MNDVTVIDRFLDTFSRYIDSGFGLLHGEVAFLTATLIVIDMTLAGLFWAMSHATGQGEDVIAKLIRKVLYVGAFAYIIGNFNWLAGIVFRSFAGLGLTASGSTLSMENFLQPGRLAKVGIDAGAPILKQIGDMAGFPEVFVNITPIVVMFLAWLIVLLCFFVLAIQLFITLIEFKLTTLAGFVLVPFALWNKTAFLAEKVLGNVVSSGIKVLVLAVIVGIGSGLFAEFQVQPAEPSIDHSVVVMLASLTLLALGIFGPGIATGLVSGGPQLGAGAMAGAALGAAGAAVAVGAAATGVGGAVAAGARMAPAAAKLAGSGARAATGAASSARSAFQAGSASAGCGLKGAAAGVGNVAKTGAQAAGQKVAEGARSMKERVAAAFRPDDAGSASGAGAAQAANEPTPSAAQPAWAKRLHRRQQITHAATTAAHTLRGGDGGSSSQGPSLRDSDS; from the coding sequence ATGAACGACGTGACGGTCATCGACCGCTTCCTCGACACCTTCTCGCGCTACATCGACTCGGGCTTTGGCCTGTTGCACGGCGAAGTGGCGTTTCTGACCGCCACGCTGATCGTCATCGACATGACGCTCGCCGGGCTGTTCTGGGCGATGAGCCATGCCACCGGCCAGGGCGAGGACGTGATCGCCAAGCTGATCCGCAAGGTGCTGTACGTCGGCGCCTTCGCCTACATCATCGGCAACTTCAACTGGTTGGCTGGCATCGTGTTCCGCTCCTTCGCCGGGCTGGGCCTGACGGCCAGCGGCTCGACCCTGAGCATGGAGAACTTCCTGCAACCGGGCCGGCTGGCGAAGGTCGGCATCGACGCCGGTGCGCCGATCCTGAAACAGATCGGCGACATGGCGGGCTTCCCCGAAGTCTTCGTGAACATCACGCCCATCGTCGTGATGTTCCTCGCTTGGCTGATCGTCCTGCTGTGCTTCTTCGTGCTGGCGATCCAGCTTTTCATCACGCTGATCGAGTTTAAATTGACGACGCTCGCGGGCTTCGTGCTGGTGCCGTTCGCGCTGTGGAACAAGACGGCGTTCCTGGCCGAGAAGGTACTGGGCAACGTGGTGTCGTCGGGCATCAAGGTGCTGGTGCTGGCCGTCATCGTGGGCATCGGCTCGGGCTTGTTCGCCGAGTTTCAGGTGCAGCCGGCCGAGCCATCCATCGACCACTCCGTGGTCGTGATGCTGGCCTCGCTGACGCTGTTGGCCTTGGGCATCTTCGGGCCGGGCATTGCGACCGGGCTGGTGTCCGGCGGCCCGCAACTCGGCGCGGGCGCGATGGCCGGTGCCGCGCTGGGTGCAGCCGGTGCTGCTGTTGCCGTGGGCGCTGCGGCCACGGGCGTCGGCGGCGCGGTCGCCGCCGGGGCGCGCATGGCACCCGCAGCCGCCAAGCTGGCCGGCAGCGGAGCGCGTGCCGCCACCGGAGCCGCCAGCAGCGCACGGTCGGCGTTTCAGGCGGGATCTGCATCCGCCGGCTGTGGCCTCAAGGGCGCTGCCGCTGGTGTCGGCAATGTCGCCAAGACCGGCGCACAGGCGGCCGGGCAGAAGGTGGCCGAGGGCGCACGCTCGATGAAAGAGCGTGTCGCCGCTGCTTTCCGGCCCGATGACGCCGGATCGGCTTCGGGAGCCGGTGCCGCGCAGGCGGCAAACGAGCCGACCCCATCCGCTGCACAACCCGCCTGGGCCAAGCGCCTGCACCGCAGGCAACAGATCACCCATGCCGCAACCACCGCCGCCCACACGCTGCGCGGCGGCGACGGCGGCAGCTCCAGCCAGGGGCCAAGCCTTCGCGATTCCGATTCCTGA
- the trbF gene encoding conjugal transfer protein TrbF — protein MRFKRPQVRYADAPQPATPYQSAAQVWDERIGSARVQAKNWRLMAFGCLTLAVLMAGGLVWRSAQSIVTPYVIEVDNAGQVRAVGEAATPYRPSDAQVAYHLGRFIGLVRSLSIDPIVVRQNWLDAYDYTTDKGAVVLNEYARVNDPFARIGKESVTVQITSVTRASDTSFNVRWTETRFVNGALDRTERWNAVVSIVQQTPRTEQRVRKNPLGIYVNGLSWSRELEANEGAKP, from the coding sequence ATGCGATTCAAACGACCGCAGGTGCGCTACGCCGATGCGCCGCAACCTGCCACCCCGTACCAATCCGCGGCGCAAGTCTGGGACGAGCGCATCGGCTCGGCCCGCGTGCAGGCGAAGAACTGGCGCCTGATGGCGTTTGGCTGCCTGACGCTGGCGGTGTTGATGGCCGGCGGCCTCGTCTGGCGCTCGGCGCAGTCCATCGTCACGCCCTATGTGATCGAGGTGGACAACGCAGGCCAGGTGCGCGCCGTTGGCGAAGCCGCCACGCCGTACCGGCCCAGCGATGCGCAGGTGGCTTATCACCTGGGCCGTTTTATCGGGCTGGTGCGCTCGCTATCCATTGACCCCATCGTCGTCCGCCAGAACTGGCTCGATGCCTACGACTACACGACCGACAAGGGCGCTGTGGTGCTCAACGAGTACGCCCGCGTGAACGATCCGTTCGCGCGCATCGGCAAGGAGTCGGTGACGGTGCAGATCACCAGCGTGACCCGCGCCAGCGACACGTCTTTCAACGTGCGCTGGACGGAGACGCGCTTTGTCAATGGCGCGCTGGATCGCACCGAACGCTGGAACGCCGTGGTTTCCATAGTGCAGCAGACGCCGCGCACCGAGCAGCGCGTGCGCAAGAACCCCTTGGGCATCTACGTCAACGGGCTGTCGTGGAGCCGTGAACTGGAAGCGAACGAAGGAGCAAAACCATGA
- the trbG gene encoding P-type conjugative transfer protein TrbG: protein MNDLFRKSVLPVILFVLAGCATQGKPPPVISLDETVQAQPLPEPPAPVEVVKVPEPLALPAQLKPMPEAEDAKPAPEPTDEKVRVSRANTEARVAPTREGYVNAIQVWPFTDGALYQVYAAVGRVTVIALQPGEELVTVAAGDTVRWIVGDTSSGSGDALRVNVMVKPIRSGLKTNLVITTSRRTYLLELTSTEKTWMASVSWEYPKDKMLALQRQAQAASAAAPVDAGLSLEKIRFRYAVSGSNPPWKPLRAFDDGEKVYIQFPAGIAQGELPPLFVIGAQGDGQLVNYRFRSPYYIVDRLFGAAELRLGGDKGDVVRIERTDGVARRN from the coding sequence ATGAATGATCTTTTCCGTAAATCCGTCCTGCCGGTAATTCTGTTTGTCCTGGCGGGCTGCGCCACGCAGGGCAAGCCGCCGCCCGTTATCTCGCTCGATGAAACCGTGCAGGCCCAGCCGCTGCCGGAACCACCCGCGCCGGTGGAAGTGGTCAAAGTGCCCGAGCCGCTGGCGCTGCCGGCGCAGTTGAAGCCAATGCCCGAGGCAGAAGACGCCAAGCCCGCGCCGGAACCGACCGACGAGAAGGTGCGCGTCTCGCGGGCCAATACGGAGGCCCGCGTTGCGCCCACGCGCGAGGGCTACGTCAACGCGATTCAGGTGTGGCCTTTCACGGATGGCGCGCTGTATCAGGTCTATGCGGCCGTGGGCCGCGTAACCGTGATCGCGCTCCAGCCGGGCGAGGAACTGGTGACGGTGGCCGCCGGCGATACCGTGCGCTGGATCGTCGGAGACACATCGAGCGGCAGCGGCGATGCGTTGCGGGTCAATGTGATGGTGAAGCCGATCCGCTCGGGCCTGAAGACCAATCTGGTCATCACGACCAGTCGGCGCACTTACCTGCTGGAACTGACCTCGACCGAGAAGACGTGGATGGCATCGGTGTCCTGGGAGTACCCGAAGGACAAGATGCTGGCCTTGCAGCGCCAGGCGCAGGCGGCGAGTGCCGCTGCGCCAGTCGATGCCGGGCTGTCGCTGGAGAAGATCCGCTTTCGCTACGCCGTCAGCGGCAGCAATCCGCCGTGGAAGCCGCTGCGCGCCTTCGATGACGGCGAGAAGGTCTATATCCAGTTTCCCGCTGGCATCGCGCAAGGCGAGCTGCCGCCGCTGTTCGTCATCGGCGCGCAGGGCGATGGGCAACTGGTGAACTACCGCTTCCGCTCGCCGTACTACATCGTGGATCGCCTGTTCGGCGCGGCCGAACTGCGCCTGGGAGGCGACAAGGGCGACGTGGTGCGGATCGAGCGCACGGACGGCGTGGCGCGGAGGAACTGA
- a CDS encoding TrbI/VirB10 family protein, which yields MSQDDTPDHAAPQAGKVAPEAVALRAQPRPVTRLNRRTLAMLTGGLSVAVLGATIWSLQPHRRGAGEQTELYNVDRVSKSEGLDGLPTDYSKLPPKVPELGPPLPGDLGPAIVKSQQPVTPTYAPPGHDPEDARRKEADAAAASSVFFRSDGQGQSAATVAQAAPGAPGGASTLAAFDHLAAGPASTAAQPADPTTMQNRQDQKEAFLKGGSTETRNSGNLALPASPYQVMAGTVIAGALVTGIKSDLPGDVIATVTEPVYDTATGKFLLIPQGSRILGKYNSQVSYGQSRVQVVWNRVILPDTSSLKLDNLAGTDPAGYSGLEDGVDWHWDRVFAGAALTTLLGVGAELAAPENRQGGNRIVIAGRDSAQDSINQVGQEMTRRNMNIQPTLTERPGLPVRIIVNRDLVLRPYQPMFFQRGAMQ from the coding sequence ATGAGCCAGGACGACACTCCAGACCATGCCGCGCCACAGGCGGGCAAGGTGGCGCCCGAGGCGGTTGCGCTGCGCGCCCAGCCGCGCCCGGTCACGCGGCTGAACCGGCGCACGCTGGCCATGCTTACCGGCGGCCTGTCGGTCGCTGTGCTCGGGGCTACGATCTGGTCATTGCAGCCGCATCGACGCGGCGCGGGCGAGCAGACCGAGCTTTACAACGTCGATCGCGTCTCGAAGTCCGAAGGGCTGGATGGCCTGCCGACCGACTACTCGAAGCTGCCGCCGAAGGTGCCAGAGCTGGGGCCGCCGCTGCCGGGCGATCTTGGCCCGGCCATCGTGAAGTCGCAGCAGCCGGTGACGCCAACCTATGCGCCGCCGGGGCACGACCCGGAGGATGCGCGACGCAAAGAAGCGGATGCGGCGGCGGCTTCGTCAGTGTTCTTCCGCTCGGATGGCCAAGGCCAGAGCGCCGCCACCGTGGCGCAGGCCGCGCCGGGTGCGCCTGGCGGCGCAAGCACGCTCGCGGCCTTCGACCATCTCGCCGCCGGGCCGGCCTCGACGGCGGCCCAGCCTGCCGACCCGACCACCATGCAGAACCGGCAAGACCAGAAAGAGGCGTTCCTGAAAGGCGGTTCTACGGAAACCCGCAATTCCGGCAATTTGGCGCTGCCAGCATCGCCGTATCAGGTAATGGCCGGAACGGTGATCGCCGGTGCGCTGGTGACAGGCATCAAGTCCGACTTGCCGGGCGACGTGATCGCCACGGTGACGGAGCCGGTCTACGACACGGCGACGGGCAAGTTCCTGTTGATCCCGCAGGGCTCGCGCATCCTGGGCAAATACAACAGCCAGGTGAGCTACGGGCAGAGTCGCGTGCAGGTAGTGTGGAACCGGGTCATCCTGCCGGACACGTCCTCGCTGAAGCTCGACAACCTTGCGGGCACTGACCCGGCCGGATATTCCGGCCTTGAAGATGGCGTCGATTGGCATTGGGATCGGGTCTTTGCTGGCGCGGCGCTGACGACGCTGCTGGGCGTAGGCGCCGAGCTGGCCGCGCCGGAGAACCGGCAGGGCGGCAACCGCATCGTGATCGCCGGGCGCGACAGCGCGCAGGACAGCATCAATCAGGTCGGTCAGGAGATGACCCGGCGCAACATGAACATCCAGCCGACGCTGACCGAGCGGCCGGGCCTGCCGGTGAGGATCATCGTCAACCGCGATCTGGTGTTGCGACCGTACCAACCGATGTTCTTCCAGCGGGGGGCAATGCAATGA
- a CDS encoding DUF2274 domain-containing protein, whose translation MSTTKKLRLGPLPKLESTKLTFACPASLKADLDRYAALHAQTYGEAVDATTLIPHMLEAFMAGDRGFRKDTATWSAPSKPT comes from the coding sequence ATGAGCACGACCAAGAAGCTGCGGCTTGGGCCGCTGCCAAAACTGGAGTCCACGAAGCTGACCTTTGCGTGCCCGGCCAGCCTGAAAGCCGACCTCGACCGCTATGCCGCGCTACACGCGCAGACCTACGGCGAAGCAGTCGATGCGACAACACTCATCCCGCACATGCTGGAGGCATTCATGGCGGGAGATCGTGGATTCAGGAAGGACACGGCAACATGGAGCGCGCCATCGAAGCCGACGTGA
- the fumC gene encoding class II fumarate hydratase: protein MKTRIEKDTFGPIEVPEDHLWGAQTQRSLHFFAISTEKMPEPLVIAMARLKRAAAKVNADLGELDPKIADGIIRAADEVIAGKWPNEFPLSVWQTGSGTQSNMNMNEVLANRASELLGGVRGEERKVHPNDHVNRGQSSNDTFPTAMHVAAAVQVEHHLLPVLKTLRATFAAKSAEFYDIVKIGRTHLQDATPLTLGQELSGYVAQLDLAEQQIRATLPGLHQLAIGGTAVGTGLNAHPQFSAKVSAELAHATETAFVSAPNKFQALASHEALLFAHGALKSLAAGLMKIANDVRWLSSGPRSGLGEISIPENEPGSSIMPGKVNPTQCEAITMLAAQVLGNDVAINIGGASGNFELNVYKPLVIHNFLQSVRLLTDGMASFDQHCAAGIQPNRERIAELVDRSLMLVTALNPHIGYDKAAQIAKKAHKEGLSLKESALALGYVTEAQFAEWVVPGSMTNATK from the coding sequence ATGAAGACCCGCATCGAAAAAGACACCTTTGGCCCCATCGAAGTCCCCGAGGATCACCTCTGGGGCGCGCAGACGCAGCGGTCGCTGCATTTTTTCGCGATCTCCACCGAAAAGATGCCCGAGCCGCTGGTCATCGCGATGGCGCGCCTGAAGCGCGCGGCCGCCAAGGTCAACGCCGACCTGGGCGAGCTCGATCCCAAGATCGCCGACGGCATCATCCGCGCCGCCGATGAAGTCATCGCCGGCAAGTGGCCCAACGAATTCCCGCTGTCCGTGTGGCAGACCGGCTCGGGCACGCAGAGCAACATGAACATGAACGAGGTGCTGGCCAACCGCGCCTCGGAACTGCTGGGTGGCGTGCGCGGCGAAGAACGCAAGGTGCACCCCAACGACCACGTCAACCGCGGCCAGTCGTCCAACGATACCTTCCCCACCGCCATGCACGTGGCCGCCGCCGTCCAGGTCGAGCACCACCTGCTGCCGGTCCTGAAGACCCTGCGCGCCACCTTCGCCGCCAAGAGCGCCGAGTTCTACGACATCGTCAAGATCGGCCGCACCCACCTGCAGGACGCGACCCCGCTGACGCTGGGCCAGGAGCTGTCCGGCTACGTCGCCCAGCTCGACCTGGCCGAACAGCAGATCCGCGCGACGCTGCCTGGCCTGCACCAGCTCGCCATCGGCGGCACCGCCGTCGGCACCGGCCTGAACGCCCACCCGCAGTTTTCCGCCAAGGTCTCGGCCGAACTGGCCCACGCCACCGAAACCGCCTTCGTATCCGCGCCCAACAAGTTCCAGGCCCTGGCCTCGCACGAAGCCCTGCTGTTCGCCCACGGCGCCCTCAAGTCGCTCGCCGCCGGCCTCATGAAGATCGCCAACGACGTGCGCTGGCTGTCCAGCGGCCCGCGTTCCGGCCTGGGCGAGATCAGCATCCCCGAAAACGAACCCGGCAGCTCCATCATGCCGGGCAAGGTCAACCCGACCCAGTGCGAAGCCATCACCATGCTGGCCGCCCAGGTCCTGGGCAATGACGTCGCCATCAACATCGGCGGCGCCAGCGGCAACTTCGAACTGAACGTCTACAAGCCCCTGGTGATCCACAACTTCCTGCAGTCGGTGCGCCTCCTGACCGACGGCATGGCCAGCTTCGACCAGCACTGCGCCGCCGGCATCCAGCCCAACCGCGAACGCATCGCCGAACTGGTCGACCGCTCGCTGATGCTGGTCACCGCCCTGAACCCCCACATCGGCTACGACAAGGCCGCCCAGATCGCCAAGAAGGCGCACAAGGAAGGCCTGTCCCTGAAGGAGTCGGCCCTGGCCCTGGGCTACGTCACCGAAGCCCAGTTCGCCGAATGGGTCGTCCCCGGCAGTATGACCAACGCCACCAAGTAA
- the tsaE gene encoding tRNA (adenosine(37)-N6)-threonylcarbamoyltransferase complex ATPase subunit type 1 TsaE translates to MSAPLSSLTLHLPDEAATEALARQLAPLVSGRETGLAGACIHLQGDLGAGKTAFSRALLRECGITGRIKSPSYALLESYKVSNLYFYHLDFYRFSDSREWLDAGFRDLLREDAVVLIEWPERAEGLLPPPDLQISLAYAGQGRDVTLNAHTARGQTWLNAIVPPPDTAPSPRQAPPDVA, encoded by the coding sequence ATGTCCGCCCCCCTCAGCAGCCTGACCCTGCACCTGCCCGACGAAGCCGCCACGGAAGCGCTGGCGCGCCAGCTCGCCCCCCTTGTCTCCGGCCGTGAAACCGGGCTGGCGGGCGCATGTATCCATCTTCAGGGGGACCTGGGGGCAGGAAAAACGGCCTTCTCCAGGGCATTGTTGCGGGAATGCGGCATCACAGGCCGAATCAAGAGTCCAAGCTACGCGCTGCTTGAATCCTATAAAGTTTCTAACTTATACTTCTATCATCTTGATTTTTATAGATTTAGTGATTCGCGCGAATGGTTGGACGCCGGATTCCGGGATTTGCTGCGTGAGGATGCGGTCGTTTTGATTGAATGGCCGGAACGGGCCGAGGGCCTGTTGCCCCCTCCCGACCTGCAGATTTCCCTGGCGTATGCCGGCCAAGGACGCGATGTCACGCTGAACGCGCACACCGCTCGAGGACAAACATGGTTGAACGCGATTGTCCCCCCGCCCGACACGGCGCCCTCCCCGCGGCAGGCGCCACCCGACGTCGCCTGA
- a CDS encoding N-acetylmuramoyl-L-alanine amidase, with product MVERDCPPARHGALPAAGATRRRLISVAATLLVLPVVPRLAQAATILAVRTWPADEYTRVTLELDSELKAEQFTLENPHRLVVDIEGLTLSAALNDLVSKVRPDDPYIQSLRVAQNRPNVVRLVFDLKQAVAPQVFTLKPVADYQYRLVLDLYPKIAQDPLVAILNKGGPDADDPLARILEDIQRNPATRADPPEPPRVRGQQPAAPLPVPKSPPASAGRGKQRMLTIALDPGHGGEDPGAIGGSGLREKDVVLRIARRLKALIDSQPYMRAYLTRDDDFFVPLHVRVQKARRVHADLFVSIHADAWIKPSANGSSVFALSQRGATSAQARWMADKENAADLIGGVNLGSHDRQVAKVLLDLSTTAQINDSLKVGNAFLDEIKKINRLHKNSVEQAGFAVLKAPDIPSVLVETAFISNPQEEALLKTTAHQEKLAQAMLTGIQRYFTANPPLARLGDVS from the coding sequence ATGGTTGAACGCGATTGTCCCCCCGCCCGACACGGCGCCCTCCCCGCGGCAGGCGCCACCCGACGTCGCCTGATCAGCGTCGCCGCCACCCTGCTCGTCCTGCCGGTGGTACCGCGGCTGGCGCAGGCCGCCACCATCCTGGCCGTGCGTACCTGGCCGGCCGATGAATACACCCGCGTCACGCTGGAACTGGACAGCGAGCTCAAGGCCGAACAGTTCACCCTGGAAAATCCCCACCGCCTGGTGGTGGATATCGAGGGACTGACCCTGAGCGCCGCGCTCAATGACCTGGTCTCCAAGGTCCGCCCCGACGATCCCTACATCCAGAGCCTGCGCGTGGCGCAGAACCGTCCCAACGTGGTGCGGCTGGTGTTCGATCTGAAGCAGGCCGTGGCGCCACAGGTGTTCACGCTCAAGCCGGTGGCCGACTACCAGTACCGCCTGGTGCTGGACCTGTATCCCAAGATCGCGCAGGACCCGCTGGTCGCCATCCTGAACAAGGGCGGCCCCGACGCCGACGATCCGCTGGCGCGCATCCTCGAAGACATCCAGCGCAATCCCGCCACCCGCGCCGACCCGCCCGAGCCGCCGCGCGTGCGCGGCCAGCAGCCGGCCGCGCCGCTGCCGGTGCCGAAGTCGCCGCCCGCCAGCGCCGGCCGCGGCAAGCAGCGCATGCTGACCATCGCGCTGGATCCCGGCCATGGCGGCGAGGATCCGGGCGCCATCGGCGGCAGCGGCCTGCGTGAAAAAGACGTGGTGCTGCGCATCGCGCGGCGCCTGAAGGCGCTGATCGACAGCCAGCCCTACATGCGCGCCTACCTGACGCGCGACGACGACTTCTTCGTGCCGCTGCACGTGCGCGTGCAGAAGGCGCGCCGGGTGCATGCCGACCTGTTTGTGTCGATCCACGCCGACGCCTGGATCAAGCCTTCGGCCAACGGCTCGTCGGTGTTCGCGCTGTCGCAGCGCGGCGCCACCAGCGCCCAGGCGCGCTGGATGGCCGACAAGGAAAACGCGGCCGACCTGATCGGCGGCGTCAACCTGGGCAGCCACGACCGCCAGGTGGCCAAGGTGCTGCTGGACCTGTCCACCACCGCGCAGATCAACGACTCGCTCAAGGTCGGCAACGCCTTCCTGGACGAGATCAAGAAGATCAACCGGCTGCACAAGAACAGCGTCGAACAGGCCGGCTTCGCCGTGCTGAAGGCGCCGGACATTCCGTCGGTGCTGGTGGAGACCGCCTTCATCAGCAACCCGCAGGAAGAGGCGCTGCTCAAGACCACGGCGCACCAGGAAAAGCTGGCACAGGCCATGCTGACCGGCATCCAGCGTTACTTCACGGCCAACCCGCCGCTGGCAAGGCTGGGCGACGTCAGCTGA